One genomic region from Rhizomicrobium palustre encodes:
- the hpnI gene encoding bacteriohopanetetrol glucosamine biosynthesis glycosyltransferase HpnI codes for MTVLPILSWLLILAAFAGAGYALVAAGFAGRFKASAIAPLTEYPSITILKPLHGDEPGLEENLASFFVQDYPAPFEIVFGVQDPNDAALAVVERLKARFPNINTITVVDGARAGTNPKVANLLNMEKAIRHQVIVLSDADIAVEADYLRRIASALAPEDVGGVTCLYTGFAAAGRVSQLSAMGASYQFLPNVIMGLGLKMAQPCFGSTIAFKRSLFESWGGFLPFKDQLADDHAMGMAVRNAGLILAIPPFAVRHAAVETGWGEWFTHELRWMRTIRTVDPGGHAGSFITHAFPLSLLGLIVALAAQSGPLDAAWGAVVATLLARVMLKWRLDAIFGKPAGPFWLLPFRDVFSFCVFLTSLFGGAVVWQNERLAVLKDGALKARS; via the coding sequence ATGACCGTTCTTCCCATCCTTTCCTGGCTGTTGATCCTCGCCGCGTTTGCGGGGGCGGGGTATGCGTTGGTGGCGGCTGGGTTCGCTGGGCGCTTCAAGGCGAGCGCTATCGCTCCGCTTACGGAGTATCCCTCCATCACCATCCTGAAGCCCTTGCATGGTGATGAGCCGGGGCTGGAGGAAAATCTCGCCAGCTTCTTTGTGCAGGATTATCCCGCGCCCTTCGAAATCGTCTTCGGTGTGCAGGACCCTAACGATGCGGCGCTCGCGGTGGTGGAGCGGCTGAAGGCGCGGTTTCCTAACATCAACACCATCACGGTGGTGGATGGCGCCCGCGCCGGGACCAATCCTAAGGTCGCCAATCTCCTCAATATGGAGAAGGCCATCCGCCATCAGGTGATCGTGCTCTCCGATGCCGATATCGCAGTGGAGGCTGATTATCTTCGCCGCATCGCGTCGGCGCTGGCGCCGGAAGATGTTGGCGGGGTCACCTGCCTTTATACCGGCTTTGCGGCAGCGGGGCGGGTTTCACAGCTTTCGGCGATGGGGGCAAGCTATCAGTTCCTGCCCAATGTGATCATGGGGCTGGGGCTCAAGATGGCGCAGCCCTGCTTCGGCTCCACCATTGCGTTCAAACGCAGCCTGTTTGAGTCCTGGGGCGGCTTTTTGCCCTTCAAGGATCAATTGGCCGATGACCACGCCATGGGAATGGCCGTGCGCAATGCGGGGTTAATCCTCGCCATTCCGCCTTTCGCCGTCCGGCACGCGGCAGTGGAAACGGGATGGGGCGAATGGTTCACGCATGAATTGCGCTGGATGCGGACGATTCGAACCGTGGACCCCGGCGGCCATGCCGGATCTTTCATCACCCACGCTTTTCCCTTATCCCTCCTGGGGTTAATCGTGGCTCTGGCGGCACAGTCAGGCCCGCTTGATGCAGCTTGGGGCGCGGTTGTCGCTACACTCTTGGCGCGCGTCATGCTCAAATGGCGCCTTGACGCAATATTCGGGAAGCCGGCAGGGCCATTTTGGCTTTTGCCGTTCAGAGACGTGTTTTCGTTCTGTGTCTTTCTAACCTCTCTTTTCGGCGGAGCGGTTGTCTGGCAGAACGAGCGCCTTGCGGTCCTAAAGGACGGGGCCCTGAAAGCCCGTTCTTAA
- the hpnJ gene encoding hopanoid biosynthesis associated radical SAM protein HpnJ, with translation MKSLFLQAPSFDGYDGGAGARYQMKREVKSFWYPTWLAQAAAMVEGAKLIDAPPHNLKFEDIVEDVKAHDFIVIHTSTPSFKSDCKTAGLIRELNPTAIIGFIGAKVAVEPEESLKACPALNFVARNEYEFTIKELAEGADWSTIKGLSYRTADGAIVHNPEREVLMDWDKLPSVLPLYKKWLDTSKYFGGYLKHPYVSYYTGRGCKSRCTFCLWPQTIGGHNYRFHSIERVVRDVKYIKENFPEAKEIFFDDDTLTDNHERVEALAVELGKLGVTWSCNAKANVPRKTLEVMKDNGLRLLLVGYESGNQKILHNIKKGLLVDVARRFAKDCHELGIIVHGTFILGLPGETRETILETLQFAKDVNPRTLQVSLAAPYPGTFLYKQAKENGWFASDVDLLTDDGTQIAPLNYPHLGHTEIFEAVEMFYKKFYFRPSKIAEIVGEMLTSREMLVRRLREGVEFFSFLKNREDMVVS, from the coding sequence ATGAAGTCGTTGTTCTTGCAGGCACCCTCTTTTGACGGTTACGACGGCGGGGCTGGTGCGCGCTATCAGATGAAGCGCGAGGTCAAGTCGTTCTGGTATCCGACCTGGCTGGCCCAGGCCGCCGCCATGGTGGAAGGCGCAAAGCTGATCGACGCCCCGCCGCACAATCTCAAATTCGAAGACATCGTCGAGGATGTGAAGGCCCACGATTTCATCGTGATCCACACCTCCACCCCGTCCTTCAAGTCGGACTGCAAGACCGCAGGGCTCATCCGCGAGCTGAACCCGACCGCGATCATCGGCTTCATCGGCGCCAAAGTGGCGGTCGAGCCGGAAGAGAGCCTGAAGGCCTGCCCGGCGTTGAATTTCGTCGCGCGTAACGAATACGAATTCACCATCAAGGAACTGGCCGAAGGCGCCGATTGGTCGACCATCAAGGGTCTTTCCTATCGCACGGCGGATGGCGCCATCGTCCATAACCCCGAGCGCGAAGTGCTGATGGATTGGGACAAGCTTCCCTCGGTTCTGCCGCTCTATAAGAAGTGGCTCGATACCTCGAAGTATTTCGGCGGTTATCTCAAGCACCCGTATGTCTCTTACTACACGGGCCGCGGCTGCAAATCGCGCTGCACCTTCTGCCTCTGGCCGCAGACCATCGGCGGGCACAATTACCGCTTCCATTCCATCGAGCGCGTGGTGCGCGATGTGAAGTACATCAAAGAGAATTTCCCGGAAGCCAAGGAAATCTTCTTTGACGACGATACCCTGACCGACAATCACGAGCGCGTCGAAGCCCTCGCCGTTGAACTCGGCAAGCTCGGCGTCACTTGGTCCTGCAATGCGAAGGCGAATGTTCCGCGCAAGACGCTGGAAGTGATGAAGGACAATGGTCTGCGTCTCCTGCTCGTCGGCTATGAGAGCGGCAACCAGAAGATCCTGCACAACATCAAGAAGGGCCTGCTCGTCGATGTGGCGCGCCGCTTTGCGAAAGATTGCCACGAGCTCGGCATCATCGTGCACGGCACCTTCATCCTGGGCCTGCCGGGCGAAACCCGCGAGACCATCCTGGAGACGCTGCAATTCGCCAAGGATGTGAACCCGCGCACGCTGCAGGTTTCGCTGGCCGCGCCCTATCCGGGCACCTTCCTCTATAAGCAGGCCAAGGAAAACGGCTGGTTCGCCTCCGACGTCGATCTTCTGACCGATGACGGCACGCAGATCGCGCCGCTGAACTATCCCCATCTCGGCCACACCGAAATCTTCGAGGCGGTGGAGATGTTCTATAAGAAGTTCTACTTCCGCCCCTCCAAGATCGCCGAAATCGTCGGCGAGATGCTGACCTCGCGCGAAATGCTCGTGCGGCGTCTGCGCGAAGGCGTGGAGTTCTTCAGCTTCCTCAAGAACCGCGAAGATATGGTGGTTTCGTAA
- the hpnK gene encoding hopanoid biosynthesis-associated protein HpnK, translating to MQVAESSRKALIVTADDFGAAPEVNEAVIRANREGILTAASLMVAAPGAADAVARAKDNPRLGVGLHLVLVEGKPVLPTSQIPDLVGPDGNFRTDMVKASFAMAFLPKMRRQLAAEIEAQFDAFASTGLTLDHVNAHKHFHLHPIIAKLVVKIGKSYGMRAARAPVEPMEILQKIQPDLRGGEIERFVGKRLKERLSRAGIFTPDYVFGLAWTGAMNTRRVGALIDRLPDGVSEIYVHPAISAYPGSAPGYRYSEEFAALMAPEVLARMKNVALGSFEHFQKQAQS from the coding sequence ATGCAAGTCGCTGAATCCTCCCGCAAAGCGCTGATCGTTACCGCTGATGATTTCGGGGCGGCGCCAGAGGTGAATGAGGCGGTCATCCGCGCGAATCGCGAAGGCATTCTGACCGCTGCGAGCTTGATGGTGGCCGCACCCGGCGCAGCCGATGCGGTGGCGCGGGCGAAAGATAATCCGCGCCTCGGCGTGGGACTGCATCTGGTGCTGGTGGAGGGTAAGCCCGTTCTGCCGACTTCGCAGATTCCCGATCTTGTCGGGCCGGATGGAAATTTTCGCACCGATATGGTCAAGGCGAGTTTCGCCATGGCCTTTTTGCCTAAGATGCGCCGCCAGCTCGCCGCCGAGATCGAGGCCCAGTTCGATGCCTTTGCCTCTACCGGCCTGACGCTTGATCACGTCAACGCGCATAAGCATTTCCATCTCCACCCGATTATCGCCAAGCTCGTGGTAAAGATCGGCAAATCCTATGGCATGCGGGCGGCGCGCGCGCCCGTCGAGCCCATGGAGATTTTGCAGAAGATCCAGCCAGATTTGCGTGGCGGCGAGATCGAACGTTTCGTCGGCAAGCGCCTCAAGGAGCGCCTGTCCCGGGCGGGCATCTTCACGCCGGATTATGTCTTCGGTCTCGCCTGGACGGGGGCGATGAACACCCGCCGGGTTGGCGCCCTGATCGACCGTCTGCCCGATGGGGTGAGTGAAATCTATGTCCATCCGGCGATTTCGGCCTATCCGGGTTCGGCCCCTGGCTACCGCTATAGCGAGGAGTTCGCCGCCCTGATGGCACCCGAGGTGCTGGCGCGGATGAAAAACGTAGCTCTGGGTAGTTTCGAACACTTCCAGAAACAAGCGCAAAGCTAA
- a CDS encoding lysylphosphatidylglycerol synthase domain-containing protein — protein MKIGALIALIAGLALAVFVIVHIGFAQIFSAIGHAGWGGFALILLAAMPVIAFLALAWRSLLGPVVPYWVFFASRQLRDSATDLLPFTQIGGVVIGARAGILAGISPVKAYSSSVVDITAELMAQAAFTILGLLIGLTRLKASASLAGYVDAMIIGTVLLVPGIIAFVVLQRKGARMAAALAGQFLPKAVAHTEQFTAEIEALYRQPKRLALSSTFHLIAWIAAAVWLWVIFKVCGANIGVMDCIAIESILAALRAVTVFIPAAIGVQEAGYAALAPVFGAGPEFGLAVSLLKRARDVVLGIPVLLAWQMVEGKRAFSDKEEA, from the coding sequence ATGAAGATCGGAGCACTTATCGCGCTGATCGCCGGTCTGGCTCTGGCGGTTTTCGTTATCGTCCATATCGGCTTTGCGCAGATCTTTTCCGCCATCGGCCATGCCGGGTGGGGTGGCTTTGCGCTGATCCTTTTGGCGGCCATGCCGGTGATCGCGTTTCTGGCTTTGGCCTGGCGTTCGCTGCTTGGGCCGGTGGTGCCGTATTGGGTGTTTTTTGCCTCGCGCCAGCTGCGCGATTCCGCCACCGACCTTCTGCCCTTCACCCAGATCGGCGGGGTGGTGATTGGCGCGCGGGCAGGCATTCTGGCGGGTATTTCGCCGGTGAAGGCCTATTCGAGTTCGGTGGTCGATATCACCGCCGAGCTGATGGCGCAGGCCGCCTTCACCATTCTGGGCTTGTTGATCGGGCTGACGCGGCTGAAAGCCTCCGCAAGCCTTGCTGGCTATGTCGATGCGATGATCATCGGCACGGTGCTCTTGGTGCCGGGCATCATCGCTTTCGTAGTGCTGCAACGAAAAGGCGCGCGTATGGCTGCGGCGCTGGCCGGTCAGTTCCTGCCCAAGGCGGTCGCCCATACCGAGCAATTCACCGCCGAGATCGAAGCGCTCTATCGCCAGCCCAAGCGCCTTGCGCTGTCATCGACCTTTCACCTCATTGCCTGGATCGCGGCGGCGGTGTGGCTGTGGGTGATCTTCAAGGTCTGCGGCGCAAATATCGGGGTGATGGATTGCATCGCCATCGAAAGCATTCTGGCGGCCTTGCGCGCCGTGACCGTGTTCATTCCCGCCGCCATCGGGGTTCAGGAAGCAGGCTATGCCGCGCTCGCCCCGGTATTCGGTGCCGGGCCGGAATTTGGCCTCGCCGTGTCGCTCTTAAAGCGCGCGCGTGATGTTGTCCTGGGTATTCCCGTGCTATTGGCATGGCAGATGGTGGAAGGAAAACGCGCCTTTTCGGACAAGGAGGAAGCATGA
- the hpnA gene encoding hopanoid-associated sugar epimerase, translated as MSGDIVFVTGASGFVGSAVARLLAEKGYGLRLAVRSSSRRDNLEGLKAEIVTADMRDEKALTDAMAGARYVFHVAADYRLWAKDPEEIVRNNLLGTNAVMKAAQAARVERIVYTSSVATLKARIDGVAVDETERHSEESAIGAYKRSKLVAERAVEKMVRDEGLPAVIVNPSTPIGPRDIKPTPTGRIIVEAATGKIPAFVDTGLNLVHVNDVAMGHLLALEKGRIGESYILGGEDVSLREMLAVIAGLVGRKAPTVNLPRTPLYPIAWIAETIAQITGKEPFVTADALKMAKYHMFFSSEKAKRELGYSARPYREALQDALAWFKGAGYL; from the coding sequence ATGAGCGGCGATATCGTTTTCGTCACTGGCGCTTCGGGCTTTGTCGGCTCGGCGGTGGCGCGGCTCTTGGCAGAGAAGGGCTATGGCTTGCGCCTTGCGGTGCGCAGCTCCTCGCGCCGCGATAATTTGGAAGGGTTGAAGGCCGAAATCGTCACCGCCGATATGCGGGATGAAAAGGCGCTCACCGACGCTATGGCGGGCGCGCGGTATGTGTTTCATGTCGCCGCCGATTACCGGCTGTGGGCGAAAGACCCCGAAGAAATCGTGCGCAACAATCTTCTCGGCACCAATGCGGTGATGAAAGCCGCGCAGGCCGCGCGCGTGGAGCGCATTGTCTATACCTCATCGGTGGCGACGCTGAAGGCGCGTATAGATGGCGTGGCGGTAGATGAAACCGAACGCCATAGCGAAGAAAGCGCCATCGGCGCCTATAAGCGCTCCAAGCTGGTGGCGGAACGCGCCGTCGAGAAGATGGTGCGCGACGAAGGCTTGCCGGCGGTCATCGTAAATCCCTCAACGCCGATTGGCCCGCGCGATATCAAGCCTACGCCGACTGGGCGCATCATTGTGGAAGCGGCGACGGGCAAAATTCCCGCCTTTGTCGATACCGGCCTCAACCTCGTGCATGTCAATGACGTCGCCATGGGGCATTTGCTGGCGCTGGAAAAAGGGCGCATCGGCGAAAGCTATATCCTTGGCGGCGAGGATGTTTCCTTGCGCGAGATGCTGGCGGTGATCGCTGGGCTGGTGGGCCGCAAGGCGCCTACGGTCAATCTTCCGCGTACGCCGCTTTATCCGATTGCCTGGATCGCGGAGACAATCGCGCAGATCACGGGCAAAGAGCCGTTCGTCACCGCCGATGCGCTAAAAATGGCCAAATACCATATGTTTTTCTCGTCCGAAAAAGCCAAGCGCGAGCTCGGCTATAGCGCGCGGCCGTATCGTGAAGCCCTTCAAGATGCCTTGGCGTGGTTCAAAGGGGCGGGATATCTATGA
- a CDS encoding glycosyltransferase: protein MIAAVLLTFISLLIWLVLLFGRGWFWLCRERDSAEVAMPSHWPSVTAVVPARNEADGIAECVRSLLAQDYPGPFKVIVVDDQSEDGTSEVVKALGDARLEVLSGAPHPKGWTGKLFAVSQGVAKAGSEAEYLWLTDADIAHTPDNLRNLVARAEAGKYVLVSLMAKLNCTSFAERFLIPAFVFFFDMLYPFGWVNNVKRKTAGAAGGCMLIKRTALEQAGGIESIRAEIIDDCAMGRRMKSVGPIWLGLTNRALSLRPYPKIEDIRGMVARSAYAQLQYSPLLLLGTVIGMALLYILPLAGLFIGGLAALFGALAWAAMTIAFQPMLHFYGRSPFWGLALPVIGVFYAGFTIDSAVQHWRGRGGMWKGRAQAQAGS from the coding sequence ATGATCGCGGCGGTGCTCCTGACCTTCATATCGCTTCTGATCTGGCTGGTGCTGCTTTTCGGCCGCGGCTGGTTCTGGCTTTGCCGTGAGCGCGATAGCGCCGAGGTGGCGATGCCCAGCCATTGGCCGTCGGTGACCGCGGTCGTTCCCGCGCGCAATGAGGCGGATGGCATAGCGGAATGCGTCCGCAGCCTGCTCGCGCAGGATTATCCCGGCCCCTTCAAGGTCATCGTGGTGGATGATCAATCCGAAGACGGCACGTCGGAAGTGGTGAAGGCGCTGGGCGATGCGCGGCTGGAGGTTTTATCCGGCGCACCGCATCCCAAAGGCTGGACGGGAAAGCTTTTCGCGGTCAGCCAAGGTGTGGCGAAGGCGGGCAGCGAGGCGGAGTATCTCTGGCTCACCGATGCCGACATCGCCCATACGCCGGATAACCTCAGAAACCTCGTGGCGCGCGCCGAAGCGGGCAAGTATGTCCTCGTCTCGCTGATGGCCAAGCTCAACTGCACCAGCTTCGCCGAACGCTTTCTCATCCCGGCCTTCGTGTTCTTCTTCGACATGCTCTATCCCTTCGGCTGGGTGAACAATGTGAAGCGCAAGACCGCGGGGGCAGCTGGCGGCTGCATGCTGATCAAGCGCACGGCGCTGGAACAAGCTGGCGGCATCGAGAGCATCCGCGCCGAGATCATCGATGATTGCGCCATGGGTCGCAGGATGAAATCGGTGGGACCGATCTGGCTGGGCCTGACCAATCGCGCCCTCAGCCTGCGCCCTTATCCGAAAATCGAAGACATTCGCGGCATGGTCGCCCGTTCGGCCTATGCGCAGCTGCAATATTCGCCGCTGCTGTTGCTCGGCACCGTGATCGGCATGGCGCTGCTCTACATCCTGCCGCTGGCGGGGCTGTTCATTGGCGGGCTTGCGGCCTTGTTCGGGGCGCTCGCCTGGGCAGCGATGACCATCGCCTTTCAGCCGATGCTGCACTTCTATGGCCGCTCGCCTTTCTGGGGCTTGGCTTTGCCTGTCATCGGTGTGTTTTATGCAGGCTTCACCATCGATTCTGCCGTACAGCATTGGCGCGGGCGCGGCGGCATGTGGAAGGGGCGCGCGCAAGCGCAGGCGGGATCATGA
- the hpnC gene encoding squalene synthase HpnC, translated as MTEVAELASGKGHKDENFPVASVIIAKEHRPAVMAFYNFVRLADDVSDNEIAPPEEKLRLLDALRASLEGENDAVRQGVVLRELQKARGLSPVHALDLLEAFRRDCTKLRYTDWDDLIDYCRYSAMPVGRYVLDVHGESKDAWPLNDALCAALQVINHLQDCGKDYKSLNRVYLPQDVLEKHGARVEDLAGTQCTPALKAVIAELAAKNGELLKTSAAFAAHIRSKRLALEVALIQRFAEDLNTWLLTRDPLCERVHHKKSELPALALSAFARFLAGRFKGDRA; from the coding sequence ATGACTGAGGTTGCAGAACTCGCATCCGGCAAGGGGCATAAGGACGAGAATTTTCCCGTCGCCTCCGTCATCATTGCCAAAGAGCATCGCCCGGCGGTGATGGCCTTCTATAATTTTGTGCGCCTCGCCGACGACGTTTCCGATAACGAAATCGCGCCGCCGGAAGAAAAGCTGCGTCTGCTCGATGCGCTGCGCGCTTCGCTGGAAGGCGAGAATGATGCGGTGCGCCAAGGCGTGGTGCTGCGCGAATTACAAAAAGCGCGTGGGCTTTCGCCGGTGCATGCGCTGGATCTTCTGGAAGCCTTCCGCCGCGATTGCACCAAGCTGCGCTATACCGATTGGGACGATCTCATCGATTACTGCCGCTATTCGGCGATGCCGGTGGGACGCTATGTGCTGGATGTGCATGGCGAGAGCAAAGATGCCTGGCCGCTCAACGATGCGCTTTGCGCGGCGCTGCAAGTGATCAATCACCTGCAGGATTGCGGCAAGGATTATAAGAGCCTTAATCGCGTGTACCTGCCGCAAGACGTGCTGGAAAAGCATGGCGCGCGGGTTGAAGACCTTGCGGGGACGCAATGCACGCCCGCCTTGAAAGCGGTGATCGCCGAGCTTGCCGCCAAGAATGGCGAGCTTTTGAAAACCTCCGCTGCCTTTGCCGCGCATATCCGCTCCAAGCGCCTCGCGCTGGAAGTGGCGCTGATTCAGCGTTTCGCGGAAGACCTTAACACCTGGCTCCTCACCCGTGATCCTTTGTGCGAGCGGGTACATCACAAGAAATCAGAATTGCCCGCGCTGGCGCTTTCCGCTTTCGCGCGTTTTCTCGCAGGGCGTTTTAAGGGAGATCGCGCATGA
- the hpnD gene encoding presqualene diphosphate synthase HpnD, translating into MTDAPEIEAVRQKASKSSFYSAMKMMAKPQREGMYAIYAFCRVVDDIADDGIGTRIERTTALQEWRDDLGALYVGGRGGRAAFLRGVVDDFGPRLQDFIAVIDGMQMDVDEDIVAPSLEVLDLYCDRVASAVGRLSIKVFGMEEEPGFALAHHLGRALQLTNILRDLDEDAEIGRLYLPRDYLGIGIAPVTPKEALELPSLNEACRKVAALAETHYEAAHQIMAKKPQGDIRAPRLMGAVYHEILKRMMKIGWKAPRKRVKLPKPVLAYLALRYGLGG; encoded by the coding sequence ATGACAGACGCGCCCGAAATTGAAGCTGTCCGCCAGAAGGCTTCCAAAAGCTCCTTCTATTCGGCGATGAAAATGATGGCCAAGCCCCAGCGCGAGGGGATGTATGCCATCTATGCCTTCTGCCGTGTGGTGGATGACATCGCCGATGACGGCATCGGCACGCGCATCGAACGCACCACCGCGCTGCAGGAATGGCGCGATGATCTGGGCGCGCTCTATGTCGGCGGTCGTGGCGGGCGCGCGGCGTTTCTGAGAGGTGTAGTGGATGATTTCGGCCCGCGTCTTCAGGATTTCATCGCCGTAATCGATGGCATGCAGATGGATGTGGACGAGGATATCGTCGCACCAAGCCTGGAAGTGCTCGATCTCTATTGTGACCGGGTGGCGAGCGCCGTCGGGCGGCTCTCGATCAAGGTCTTCGGCATGGAAGAGGAGCCGGGTTTCGCGCTGGCGCATCATTTGGGCCGCGCCTTGCAGCTCACCAATATCCTGCGCGATCTTGATGAAGATGCTGAGATCGGGCGGCTTTATCTGCCGCGCGATTATCTTGGCATCGGTATTGCGCCGGTGACGCCGAAAGAAGCGCTTGAGCTTCCCTCTTTGAACGAAGCCTGCCGCAAGGTGGCGGCGCTGGCCGAAACCCATTACGAGGCGGCGCATCAGATCATGGCGAAGAAGCCGCAAGGCGATATTCGTGCGCCGCGGCTGATGGGCGCGGTCTATCATGAAATCCTCAAGCGCATGATGAAGATCGGCTGGAAAGCACCGCGCAAGCGCGTGAAGCTGCCCAAGCCTGTGCTGGCTTATCTTGCGCTGCGTTATGGGCTCGGCGGATGA
- the hpnE gene encoding hydroxysqualene dehydroxylase HpnE, whose amino-acid sequence MKKLIVVGGGLAGLAAAVTAASEGAEVTVYEAARQAGGRCRSYYDDAFGAVIDNGNHLVLSGNTAVASYLKTIGAKNALVGPERAEFEFGDLATGARWTLRPNEGPLAWWIFSESRRVPGTKPLDYVKLAALLAAGPNATIEDLIPCEGPLWERLMRPFLVAVMNTEPEKSSARLAGAVLKETLAKGGRTYRPRIAHPTLAAAFVEPALKYLSDKRGMIHLGQRLRKIVIEDGRVTALEFPENRVAVEEDTSVVLAVPAWVAKDLLPGLTVPDDFRSIVNAHFKVPAPQGAPAMLGLINSAAEWVFTFPDRISVTVSAAESIVDRDREDLARLLWGDVAEALGLSTELPQWQIVKEKRATFAATPEQNALRPGTKTAYRNLTLAGDWTATGLPSTIEGALRSGQKAALALRS is encoded by the coding sequence ATGAAAAAGCTCATTGTCGTCGGTGGCGGATTGGCGGGGCTTGCGGCGGCGGTAACCGCGGCGAGCGAAGGTGCCGAGGTGACGGTCTATGAAGCCGCGCGCCAAGCGGGTGGGCGTTGCCGTTCTTATTACGATGACGCGTTCGGCGCGGTGATCGACAATGGCAATCACCTCGTCTTATCTGGCAACACCGCGGTCGCGTCCTATCTGAAAACCATCGGTGCGAAGAACGCGCTGGTGGGGCCAGAGCGGGCGGAGTTCGAATTTGGCGATCTCGCCACCGGTGCGCGCTGGACCTTGCGGCCCAATGAAGGCCCGCTGGCGTGGTGGATTTTCTCGGAAAGCCGCCGCGTGCCGGGCACCAAGCCGTTGGATTATGTGAAGCTCGCCGCGCTTTTGGCCGCTGGCCCGAATGCCACGATTGAAGACCTCATTCCGTGTGAGGGCCCACTCTGGGAACGGCTGATGCGGCCTTTCCTGGTGGCGGTGATGAATACTGAGCCGGAGAAATCCTCCGCGCGTCTCGCAGGCGCGGTGTTGAAAGAAACGCTGGCCAAGGGCGGGCGCACCTATCGCCCGCGTATCGCCCATCCCACGCTCGCGGCGGCGTTTGTCGAACCGGCGCTGAAATATCTCTCCGATAAGCGTGGCATGATCCATCTGGGCCAGCGCTTGCGCAAAATCGTGATCGAAGATGGCCGCGTCACCGCGCTGGAGTTCCCGGAGAACCGCGTCGCGGTGGAAGAGGATACTTCCGTCGTGCTCGCCGTGCCCGCCTGGGTCGCCAAAGATCTTCTGCCCGGCCTTACCGTGCCGGATGATTTCCGCTCCATCGTGAACGCGCATTTCAAAGTGCCCGCGCCGCAAGGCGCGCCCGCCATGCTGGGGTTGATCAATAGCGCGGCGGAATGGGTATTCACTTTCCCGGATCGCATTTCGGTGACGGTGAGCGCGGCGGAAAGCATCGTGGATCGTGATCGCGAGGATTTGGCGCGGCTGTTATGGGGCGATGTGGCGGAGGCGCTTGGCCTCTCCACCGAGCTTCCACAGTGGCAGATCGTGAAAGAAAAGCGCGCCACCTTCGCGGCCACGCCGGAGCAGAATGCGCTGCGGCCTGGCACGAAAACGGCCTATCGCAACCTCACCTTGGCAGGCGATTGGACCGCGACCGGTCTTCCCTCCACGATTGAAGGCGCTTTGCGCTCCGGTCAGAAAGCGGCTTTGGCGCTGCGCTCATAA